The following proteins are co-located in the Flectobacillus major DSM 103 genome:
- a CDS encoding SemiSWEET transporter, with protein sequence METLGYLAGILTTVAFIPQVIQIYKTKSAKDVSLAMFLLFTLGVTMWLIYGIKTAAFPVIAANAVTLLLSLVILYFKFKYRKTV encoded by the coding sequence ATGGAAACACTCGGATATTTAGCAGGAATATTGACAACCGTTGCATTTATTCCACAAGTAATACAAATTTATAAGACAAAGTCAGCCAAAGATGTGTCGCTGGCCATGTTTTTACTTTTTACCTTAGGCGTTACCATGTGGCTTATTTATGGTATCAAAACAGCCGCATTTCCTGTAATTGCAGCCAATGCCGTTACTTTACTGTTGTCGTTGGTGATTTTGTATTTTAAATTCAAATACAGAAAAACAGTATAA
- a CDS encoding PorP/SprF family type IX secretion system membrane protein, with translation MNKPSYLVKLLLCFICLYSLSATAQQDQLYLTYPFLPMTINPAYAGAKEVVSMAGIYRKRPLFSANGVASTTQQYFNFDMPIAQDRMGIGFQAYNADQAVGIGGNLAGNLGLYGDFAYRFDMPSDAKLAIGLQAGITQVPAIFVGTNNGGTRFRSSLGLGVYYKNDDWYAGLSMPNINASDNYASPMFLTLGYLFDIGDDLKLKAGTLVRRISNDLVSSTEVDFNGVLWVKERVGIGVWYQNTGSEFVNKAVLGALEIQLSKMRIGYSYDFNGANSNAATGSPANQGFHQIMLRFDFDAGNGKSASFKYF, from the coding sequence ATGAACAAACCATCCTATCTTGTCAAACTCTTGCTATGTTTTATCTGCTTATATTCACTAAGTGCCACAGCACAGCAAGACCAGCTATATCTTACATATCCATTTTTACCTATGACCATCAACCCCGCCTATGCAGGGGCCAAAGAAGTTGTGAGTATGGCAGGTATTTATCGAAAAAGACCCTTATTTAGTGCCAATGGCGTAGCATCTACAACCCAGCAGTATTTTAACTTTGATATGCCGATTGCTCAAGACCGTATGGGAATAGGTTTTCAGGCTTATAATGCCGATCAAGCTGTAGGAATAGGAGGGAATTTGGCTGGTAATTTGGGCTTATACGGCGATTTTGCCTACCGTTTTGATATGCCTTCCGATGCTAAACTGGCCATAGGCTTACAAGCTGGTATAACGCAAGTTCCAGCAATATTTGTAGGTACAAACAACGGTGGTACAAGGTTTCGGTCGAGTTTGGGTTTAGGAGTATATTATAAAAACGATGATTGGTATGCTGGGTTATCAATGCCCAATATCAACGCAAGCGACAATTATGCAAGTCCTATGTTTTTGACATTGGGCTATTTATTTGACATTGGCGATGACCTAAAGCTAAAAGCAGGAACGCTAGTTCGTAGAATATCAAACGATTTGGTAAGTAGTACCGAGGTAGATTTTAATGGTGTGCTTTGGGTAAAAGAACGTGTTGGTATTGGCGTTTGGTATCAAAATACAGGCTCAGAGTTTGTTAATAAAGCTGTATTGGGGGCATTAGAAATCCAATTGAGTAAAATGCGAATAGGCTACTCGTATGATTTTAATGGAGCAAATTCAAATGCTGCCACTGGCTCGCCAGCCAATCAGGGTTTTCATCAAATCATGCTACGTTTTGACTTTGATGCAGGAAATGGTAAATCGGCATCGTTTAAATATTTCTAA
- a CDS encoding thioredoxin fold domain-containing protein, whose translation MKSNYLSQICFIAFVLVNTQTFSQGIIFRQDDWQNVLNQAKAQNKLIFVDIYTTWCRPCKEMDKKTFSEASVGDKFNAKFINYKIDAEKGFGVTLARRYNITSYPTCLFVDATENLVYKQEGYLGPVDLSKEADLVLLNQSDAKPIYVLDKTYNEGKRDPEFLYEYIAKRSRYNLDNMNLVEEYVKELTPIQHSADKTLRLIVNNGFKIDGKAFEILLKYREKAEGLFEGGTEKVNQAFSTSINEFFYQAIETKNTKLFEKALQANLRALPNSADRVNDKNKLTFYLAIKDIPKFVDAAEVYLDQYVMFVQVESIRKQDMWEYEKMMQAYQLGIKDSVGVGAPLYQNIKKNGKYTLARLTANELNDVVKAFYEQVDNTAKLEKAIPWIQRAIELVQNPDYFHSYAQLMLKMGNKQKALDIEQKAYELALKEKIDTQKFTSALEKMK comes from the coding sequence ATGAAATCAAATTACCTGTCGCAAATCTGTTTTATTGCCTTTGTTTTGGTCAATACTCAGACCTTCTCACAGGGGATTATTTTTCGGCAAGACGATTGGCAAAATGTACTGAACCAAGCCAAAGCTCAGAATAAGCTCATCTTTGTTGATATTTATACTACTTGGTGTAGACCTTGTAAAGAGATGGACAAAAAAACGTTCTCGGAAGCATCTGTGGGCGACAAATTCAACGCAAAATTTATCAACTATAAAATAGATGCCGAAAAGGGGTTTGGTGTTACCCTAGCACGACGATACAATATTACCTCGTACCCTACTTGCCTCTTTGTAGATGCTACCGAAAATTTGGTCTATAAACAAGAAGGCTATTTGGGGCCTGTAGATTTATCGAAGGAAGCCGACCTTGTGTTGCTCAACCAGTCGGATGCAAAACCTATTTATGTTCTTGACAAAACGTATAACGAGGGCAAACGTGATCCTGAGTTTTTGTATGAATACATTGCCAAACGTTCGAGATACAATTTGGACAACATGAATTTGGTAGAAGAATATGTAAAAGAGCTTACGCCGATTCAACATTCTGCCGACAAAACACTCCGTCTGATTGTTAACAATGGTTTTAAGATTGATGGTAAAGCCTTTGAAATCTTATTGAAATACCGAGAAAAGGCAGAGGGTTTGTTTGAAGGTGGTACAGAAAAGGTGAATCAGGCTTTCTCTACCAGTATCAACGAATTCTTTTATCAGGCTATCGAAACAAAAAATACAAAACTCTTTGAAAAAGCTCTTCAAGCCAATTTGCGGGCATTACCCAATTCGGCCGACAGGGTCAATGATAAAAACAAACTTACGTTTTACTTGGCTATCAAAGATATTCCTAAGTTTGTGGATGCAGCTGAAGTTTACCTAGACCAATATGTGATGTTTGTTCAGGTAGAGAGTATCCGAAAACAAGATATGTGGGAATATGAGAAAATGATGCAAGCATATCAATTAGGCATCAAAGATTCTGTAGGTGTAGGAGCTCCGTTATACCAAAATATCAAGAAAAATGGTAAATACACGCTTGCCCGCCTAACGGCCAACGAGCTAAACGATGTAGTAAAAGCTTTTTATGAGCAAGTTGATAATACCGCAAAACTAGAAAAGGCTATTCCTTGGATTCAGCGTGCTATAGAATTGGTACAAAATCCTGACTATTTTCATTCTTATGCCCAATTGATGCTCAAGATGGGTAATAAACAAAAAGCTTTAGATATAGAACAAAAAGCTTATGAGTTGGCCTTAAAAGAGAAAATTGATACCCAGAAATTCACTTCTGCTCTGGAAAAAATGAAGTAA
- a CDS encoding 2-oxoglutarate dehydrogenase E1 component, which yields MDQFSYIANADTAVISDLYESYQQDPNSVDVSWQNFFKGFDFHASWSGNASANGVASGVAPATADASMIQKEMSVISLIKAFRSRGHLLAKTNPVRERKDRRPRLDLKDYALSEADLDTVFQAGGFLGIGPASLRKIVESLHKIYAGSIGFEYSYIREADVKEWLRNKIEKEALTFNPSVEEKKQILQKLNEAVVFENFLGTKYLGQKRFGLEGGESTIPALDAIINRSAELGVKEAMIGMAHRGRLNVLANIMHKSYAAIFDGFEGNIPDQIHGDGDVKYHLGYSSKHISPSGAEISLKLAPNPSHLEAVNPLVEGFCRASADAHYESDYDKVLPILIHGDAAVAGQGIVYEVTQMAKLRGYETGGTIHFVINNQVGFTTDFEDARSAIYSTDVAKIIDAPVFHVNGDDPEAVVFVSKMAAEFRQQFNRDVFIDMVCYRRNGHNESDEPRFTQPTLYMNITNHPNPREIYTQKLITRGDIDAQLASQMDSEFKAELQARLDQVKQKIRPEYVPLKLDNRWADLRYATPEDFEKSPKTGISKETIDKIAEALTKLPAGFHALKQIEKVLADRKAFFQNGQLNWATAEALAYGSLLLEGKVVRVSGQDVQRGTFSHRHAVLHDAETNDSYTSLNFIEEGQEQLQIYNSLLSEYGVLGFDFGYALANPDALVIWEAQFGDFSNGAQTMIDQFISSCESKWGTMNGLVMQLPHGYEGQGPEHSNARPERYLQLAAEENIVVANLTTPANIFHALRRQLAWEFRKPLVIMSPKSLFRHPKVVSPIEEFIDGSFQEVYPDTFADAKKVKKVLLCSGKVYFDLLEKQLKDDRKDVAIVRIEQLHPFPTTQVNAELAKYPKAKVYWVQEEPENMGYWSFVIREFGWKPFEGLVARKKSASPATGFLKVHNEEQAALVEKAFA from the coding sequence ATGGACCAATTTTCATACATTGCCAACGCCGATACTGCGGTAATTTCAGACTTGTACGAGTCGTACCAGCAAGACCCTAATTCGGTTGATGTCAGTTGGCAGAACTTTTTCAAAGGTTTTGATTTTCATGCTTCTTGGAGTGGCAATGCCAGTGCCAATGGAGTAGCGTCGGGGGTAGCCCCAGCAACAGCCGATGCTTCAATGATTCAAAAAGAAATGTCTGTAATCAGCTTGATTAAGGCATTTAGATCAAGAGGACATTTGTTGGCAAAAACCAACCCTGTTCGTGAACGCAAAGACCGTCGTCCACGCCTTGATTTGAAAGATTATGCTCTTTCAGAGGCAGATTTGGACACTGTATTTCAGGCAGGCGGTTTCCTTGGAATAGGCCCTGCTTCGCTCCGTAAAATTGTAGAATCATTACATAAAATTTATGCAGGTTCTATTGGGTTTGAATATTCTTATATCAGAGAGGCAGATGTAAAAGAGTGGCTTCGCAACAAGATTGAGAAAGAAGCTTTGACTTTTAATCCGTCGGTAGAAGAGAAAAAACAAATTCTTCAAAAATTAAACGAAGCGGTTGTTTTTGAAAACTTCCTTGGAACAAAATATTTAGGTCAAAAAAGATTCGGTTTGGAAGGTGGCGAAAGCACCATCCCAGCTCTTGATGCTATCATCAACCGCTCGGCTGAATTAGGCGTAAAAGAAGCAATGATTGGTATGGCTCACCGTGGTCGTTTGAACGTACTAGCCAATATCATGCACAAATCTTACGCGGCTATTTTTGATGGTTTTGAAGGTAATATCCCCGACCAAATTCATGGCGATGGCGACGTAAAATATCACCTTGGATATTCTTCTAAACATATTTCTCCATCGGGTGCCGAAATTTCATTGAAATTAGCTCCTAACCCTTCTCACCTAGAAGCCGTAAACCCATTGGTTGAGGGTTTTTGCCGTGCAAGTGCCGATGCTCATTATGAAAGCGATTACGACAAAGTATTGCCGATTTTGATTCATGGCGATGCGGCTGTAGCAGGCCAGGGGATTGTCTATGAAGTAACTCAAATGGCAAAACTCCGTGGTTATGAAACAGGAGGAACTATTCACTTTGTGATTAACAACCAAGTTGGTTTTACCACCGACTTTGAGGATGCTCGTTCGGCTATCTATTCGACAGACGTTGCTAAAATTATTGACGCACCAGTTTTCCACGTCAATGGCGACGACCCTGAAGCAGTAGTGTTTGTTTCTAAAATGGCTGCCGAGTTCCGTCAACAGTTCAACCGTGATGTGTTTATTGATATGGTTTGTTACCGTAGAAATGGCCACAACGAATCGGATGAACCTAGATTTACACAACCTACATTGTATATGAATATCACGAATCATCCCAACCCTCGTGAAATTTATACGCAAAAATTGATTACTCGTGGCGATATTGATGCTCAGTTGGCTTCACAGATGGATTCTGAATTTAAAGCTGAACTTCAGGCTCGATTAGACCAAGTAAAACAAAAAATTCGTCCAGAATATGTACCTCTAAAATTGGATAATCGTTGGGCCGACCTTCGTTATGCAACACCAGAGGATTTTGAGAAATCGCCTAAAACAGGAATCTCGAAAGAAACAATTGATAAAATTGCTGAAGCTTTAACCAAATTGCCAGCAGGTTTTCATGCCTTAAAGCAAATTGAAAAAGTATTGGCCGACCGTAAGGCATTCTTCCAAAATGGTCAATTAAACTGGGCTACAGCCGAAGCATTGGCGTATGGTTCATTGCTTTTAGAAGGAAAAGTGGTTCGTGTATCGGGTCAGGATGTACAAAGAGGTACGTTCTCGCACCGTCATGCTGTATTGCATGATGCCGAAACCAACGATTCTTATACTTCATTGAACTTTATTGAAGAAGGCCAAGAACAACTTCAGATTTATAACTCATTATTATCTGAATATGGTGTATTAGGGTTCGATTTTGGATACGCCTTGGCCAATCCAGATGCTTTGGTTATTTGGGAAGCTCAGTTTGGTGACTTCTCGAATGGAGCTCAAACCATGATTGACCAGTTTATTTCTTCTTGCGAGTCGAAATGGGGTACAATGAACGGTTTAGTGATGCAGTTGCCGCATGGCTATGAAGGACAAGGCCCAGAACACTCAAATGCTCGTCCAGAACGTTATTTGCAACTAGCAGCCGAAGAAAACATCGTAGTCGCTAACTTGACAACGCCAGCCAATATTTTCCACGCATTGCGTCGTCAGTTGGCATGGGAGTTCCGTAAGCCATTGGTGATTATGTCTCCAAAATCTTTGTTCCGTCATCCAAAAGTAGTTTCTCCAATCGAAGAATTCATAGATGGATCATTCCAAGAGGTTTATCCCGACACATTTGCTGATGCCAAAAAAGTGAAAAAAGTGTTGTTATGTTCGGGTAAAGTATACTTTGATTTGTTGGAAAAACAATTGAAAGACGACCGTAAGGATGTTGCCATTGTTAGAATCGAGCAGTTGCATCCATTCCCAACAACGCAAGTAAACGCCGAATTGGCCAAATATCCTAAAGCAAAAGTATACTGGGTACAAGAAGAACCAGAAAATATGGGATATTGGTCGTTTGTTATTCGTGAATTTGGTTGGAAACCGTTTGAAGGTTTAGTTGCTCGTAAAAAATCAGCATCACCTGCAACAGGCTTCTTGAAAGTTCATAACGAAGAGCAAGCTGCATTAGTAGAAAAAGCATTTGCTTAA
- the odhB gene encoding 2-oxoglutarate dehydrogenase complex dihydrolipoyllysine-residue succinyltransferase: MAIEMKVPPVGESITEVTIASWNKKDGDVVKMDEVLCELESDKATFELPAEAEGVLRIVAKEGDTLPIGAVICTIEAAGVATVAPVAAPAPVVTAPVAAPVAVATESKVIEIKVPAVGESITEVTVSSWNKKEGDTINMDEVLCELESDKATFELPAEVAGVLHIVADAGTTLPIGGLVATITVGAGASVAAPVAAAPVAPVAAATSEANYAAGHASPAAAKILAEKGVDAAGVQGSGVGGRITKEDAQNAQKAAPVAAPVAPKAEAPVVAVASIGLRGERREKMTSLRKTVARRLVQVKNETAMLTTFNEVDMKPIMDLRAKYKDKFKEKHGVGLGFMSFFTKAVCVALKEYPAVNASIDGDQIVYHDFCDVSIAVSAPKGLVVPVIRNAEQLSLAGIESEVIRLATRARDNKLTLEEMTGGTFTITNGGVFGSMLSTPIINAPQVAILGMHNIVERAVVVGGQVVVRPIMYVALSYDHRIIDGRESVSFLVRLKQLLEDPTRLLLDV, from the coding sequence ATGGCAATCGAAATGAAAGTTCCGCCAGTAGGCGAGTCGATAACTGAGGTCACTATTGCCTCATGGAATAAAAAAGATGGGGATGTCGTGAAAATGGATGAGGTGCTATGTGAATTAGAATCAGACAAAGCTACGTTTGAATTACCTGCCGAAGCGGAGGGTGTATTGAGAATCGTAGCAAAAGAAGGTGATACCTTACCTATTGGTGCAGTTATTTGTACTATTGAGGCGGCGGGTGTAGCAACTGTAGCTCCAGTAGCAGCTCCTGCTCCAGTAGTAACGGCGCCTGTTGCTGCTCCAGTGGCTGTGGCTACAGAATCAAAAGTTATCGAAATCAAAGTTCCTGCTGTAGGTGAGTCTATTACTGAAGTAACGGTTTCTTCTTGGAACAAAAAAGAAGGCGATACCATCAATATGGACGAAGTGCTTTGCGAGTTAGAATCGGACAAAGCTACTTTTGAATTACCTGCTGAAGTGGCTGGTGTTCTACATATCGTTGCCGACGCTGGTACAACTTTACCAATTGGAGGCTTAGTAGCTACTATTACAGTGGGTGCTGGTGCAAGTGTTGCAGCCCCTGTGGCGGCAGCTCCTGTAGCTCCTGTAGCTGCGGCTACTTCCGAGGCCAACTATGCTGCTGGACATGCTTCGCCTGCTGCAGCTAAAATTTTGGCTGAAAAAGGTGTTGACGCTGCGGGTGTACAAGGCTCAGGTGTAGGTGGAAGAATTACCAAAGAGGATGCTCAAAATGCTCAGAAAGCTGCTCCTGTGGCTGCTCCAGTAGCTCCAAAAGCAGAAGCTCCAGTGGTAGCGGTTGCTTCGATAGGCTTGAGAGGCGAAAGAAGAGAAAAAATGACTTCGCTTCGTAAAACAGTAGCTCGCCGTTTGGTGCAGGTGAAAAATGAAACAGCTATGTTAACTACCTTCAACGAGGTAGATATGAAGCCAATCATGGATTTACGTGCCAAATACAAAGATAAATTCAAAGAAAAACATGGCGTAGGCTTGGGCTTTATGTCGTTCTTTACAAAGGCTGTTTGCGTTGCTTTAAAAGAATACCCAGCCGTAAATGCTTCTATTGATGGCGATCAAATTGTTTACCACGATTTCTGTGATGTATCTATTGCGGTATCTGCCCCAAAAGGATTAGTTGTGCCTGTAATCCGTAATGCAGAACAGTTGTCGTTGGCAGGTATCGAATCGGAAGTAATCAGATTGGCTACCCGTGCAAGAGACAATAAGTTAACTTTGGAAGAAATGACTGGCGGTACATTCACAATTACCAATGGTGGTGTATTTGGCTCGATGTTGTCTACTCCAATTATCAATGCTCCACAAGTAGCAATTTTGGGTATGCACAATATTGTTGAGCGTGCTGTAGTAGTAGGTGGCCAAGTGGTGGTACGTCCTATTATGTATGTGGCTCTTTCTTACGACCACCGTATTATCGACGGTCGTGAGTCGGTAAGTTTCTTAGTACGTTTAAAACAACTATTAGAAGACCCTACTCGTTTATTATTAGACGTTTAG
- the lpdA gene encoding dihydrolipoyl dehydrogenase: protein MQYDVIVIGSGPGGYVAAIRSAQLGLKTAIIEKYSVLGGTCLNVGCIPSKALLDSSEHFYNAKHSFAEHGIEIDTPKVNIGQMINRKKGVVEKMNNGINFLMKKNKITVYNGLGSFVDKNTVNVAKLDGTSEQITGKNVIIATGSKPTVLPFIPVDKKRVITSTEALNLQEVPKHLIVIGAGVIGAELGSVYARLGSKVSFVEFADSMIPTMDKTMGKELQKAIKKLGADYYFSHKVTGVVNNGDDVTVTAKNAKDEDVQITGDYVLVCIGRRPYTDGLNLAAAGLAADQRGKLEVDEHTLQTNVAGIYAIGDVIRGAMLAHKAEEEGVFVAETIAGQKPHINYNLIPGVVYTWPEVASVGQTEEELKASGRAYKAGSFPFKALGRATASMDTDGLVKVLADKATDEILGVHIIGARAADMIAEAVVAMEYRASAEDVARMSHAHPTYTEAMKEACLAATENRAIHA from the coding sequence ATGCAATACGACGTAATAGTTATCGGCTCTGGTCCTGGTGGTTATGTGGCCGCCATTCGTTCAGCTCAATTGGGCTTAAAAACTGCTATCATCGAAAAATACTCGGTATTGGGCGGTACATGTTTGAACGTTGGATGTATTCCTTCAAAAGCATTGTTGGATTCATCAGAGCATTTCTACAATGCAAAGCACTCATTTGCTGAACATGGTATTGAAATAGATACGCCAAAAGTGAATATTGGTCAGATGATTAATCGCAAAAAGGGCGTTGTTGAGAAAATGAACAACGGTATCAACTTTTTGATGAAAAAAAATAAAATTACGGTTTATAATGGTTTAGGTTCATTTGTTGATAAAAATACAGTGAATGTAGCCAAGCTAGACGGTACTTCTGAGCAAATCACTGGTAAAAATGTTATTATTGCTACTGGTTCAAAACCAACTGTTTTACCATTTATTCCTGTTGACAAAAAACGTGTCATTACTTCTACCGAGGCATTGAATTTACAGGAAGTACCAAAACATTTGATTGTAATTGGTGCAGGTGTAATTGGTGCTGAATTGGGTTCGGTATATGCTCGTTTAGGCTCAAAAGTAAGCTTTGTAGAATTTGCTGATTCTATGATTCCTACTATGGACAAAACAATGGGTAAAGAGCTTCAAAAAGCTATCAAAAAATTAGGAGCTGATTACTACTTTAGCCACAAAGTAACGGGGGTTGTCAATAATGGCGACGACGTTACTGTAACAGCTAAAAATGCCAAAGACGAAGACGTTCAAATTACTGGCGATTATGTTTTGGTATGTATTGGTCGTCGCCCTTATACCGACGGACTAAACCTTGCTGCTGCGGGGCTTGCTGCTGACCAAAGAGGTAAATTGGAAGTAGATGAACATACCCTCCAAACCAATGTAGCAGGTATTTATGCTATTGGCGATGTTATTCGTGGAGCTATGTTGGCTCACAAAGCTGAAGAAGAAGGAGTATTTGTTGCAGAAACAATTGCTGGACAAAAACCTCATATCAACTATAATTTGATTCCTGGCGTTGTTTATACTTGGCCAGAAGTGGCTTCGGTAGGACAAACCGAAGAGGAATTAAAAGCATCTGGACGTGCTTATAAAGCTGGTTCGTTCCCATTCAAAGCATTGGGTCGTGCTACTGCTTCTATGGATACCGATGGGCTGGTGAAGGTTTTGGCTGATAAAGCTACTGACGAAATTTTGGGCGTTCACATTATCGGTGCAAGAGCCGCCGATATGATTGCAGAAGCTGTTGTTGCAATGGAATACCGTGCTTCGGCAGAGGACGTAGCTCGTATGTCTCATGCTCACCCAACTTATACCGAAGCAATGAAAGAGGCTTGCTTGGCTGCTACCGAAAATAGAGCTATTCATGCTTAA
- a CDS encoding D-2-hydroxyacid dehydrogenase gives MKIIIVDGFTLHSNDIDKHYFDSLGNVIYYDRTPQDLVLERCKEAEVVITNKVPFDANTLRALPSLKLIAVAATGYNSIDTKTAQQQGIVVCNVPAYGTASVAQHIFALLLELSNHVGKNSVSVKNGAWATAIDWCFSHAPIIELAHKTLGIVGMGRIGEQTGRIAEAFGMKVIYYSRSPKTVTFEAKSLEAVFAESDFITLCCPATPDNTGFVNSQLLATMKKSAYLINASRGQLIIEQDLADALNTGIIAGAALDVLTQEPPGINNPLVMAKNCIITPHNAWISFEARQRIVDILYRNILAFQENNPINQVF, from the coding sequence ATGAAAATTATTATCGTTGATGGCTTTACACTTCACAGCAATGATATTGACAAACACTATTTTGACTCACTCGGCAACGTAATATACTATGACCGAACACCTCAAGATTTGGTGCTTGAACGTTGTAAAGAGGCCGAAGTGGTGATTACCAATAAAGTGCCTTTTGATGCCAATACGCTCAGGGCTTTGCCTTCGCTCAAACTTATTGCAGTAGCCGCAACAGGCTATAATAGTATTGATACAAAAACGGCACAGCAACAGGGAATTGTAGTGTGTAATGTACCTGCCTATGGCACGGCCTCGGTAGCTCAACATATTTTTGCTCTTTTGCTCGAACTCAGCAACCATGTAGGCAAAAATAGTGTATCAGTAAAAAATGGAGCATGGGCTACTGCAATAGACTGGTGTTTTTCGCATGCCCCTATCATTGAACTAGCTCATAAAACATTGGGAATTGTTGGGATGGGTCGTATTGGCGAACAAACAGGTCGTATTGCAGAAGCATTTGGAATGAAAGTTATCTACTATTCGAGAAGTCCCAAAACGGTAACTTTTGAAGCCAAAAGTTTGGAAGCAGTATTTGCAGAAAGTGACTTTATTACCTTATGCTGCCCCGCCACACCCGACAATACTGGCTTTGTAAACAGTCAATTGCTCGCTACCATGAAAAAAAGTGCCTATCTTATCAATGCCTCTCGTGGACAGCTTATTATTGAGCAAGACCTTGCCGATGCCCTTAATACAGGTATTATTGCTGGAGCAGCCTTGGATGTGCTAACTCAAGAACCTCCTGGCATCAATAACCCCCTTGTAATGGCAAAAAATTGTATTATTACACCACACAATGCTTGGATAAGCTTTGAAGCTCGGCAACGTATTGTAGATATTCTCTATAGAAATATCTTGGCATTTCAAGAAAATAACCCTATCAATCAAGTATTTTAA
- a CDS encoding nucleotide pyrophosphohydrolase — MTIKEAQDTVDNWIKTIGVRYFNELTNMAMLTEEVGEVARIIARRYGEQSEKESDKNKDLGDEMADVLFVLICLANQTGIDLTAALQKNLDKKTQRDATRHLENEKLK, encoded by the coding sequence ATGACAATCAAAGAAGCACAAGATACAGTAGACAATTGGATAAAAACTATTGGTGTTCGCTATTTCAACGAGCTTACCAATATGGCTATGCTTACTGAAGAGGTAGGCGAAGTAGCCAGAATTATTGCTCGCCGATATGGCGAACAGTCGGAAAAAGAATCAGATAAAAACAAAGACTTGGGCGATGAAATGGCCGATGTTTTGTTTGTATTAATATGCCTCGCCAACCAAACGGGTATAGATTTGACGGCAGCTCTCCAGAAAAATCTGGATAAAAAAACTCAAAGAGATGCTACTCGACACCTCGAAAATGAAAAATTGAAATAA
- a CDS encoding PhzF family phenazine biosynthesis protein, with protein MKKIPYYIVDVFATQQYEGNQLAVFMDLENQISDSLMQQMATEINFAETTFIKKDKGNNRFVVRIFTPEHEVPFAGHPSIGTSYIIAKFLLPHVPSTLTLELAHSDIAITIAQPNNIDTSILAMRQAQPEFRETFAHATITQELGIPAEYLNTSLPIQEISTGLPYIIIPLAHLKAMESLRFDYATIQQFLFKRNKYRTNSTTGHSTSLFFFTTETYQPNHDFNTRMILLENGRVSEDAATGSANGCFLAYLLKYQQSPLDAIVEQGFQMNRNSYLYINGTAQDNQYEINVGGKTQLVAEGSWYIA; from the coding sequence ATGAAAAAAATACCTTATTATATCGTCGATGTTTTTGCAACCCAACAATACGAAGGAAATCAGTTGGCTGTGTTTATGGATTTAGAAAATCAAATTTCGGATAGCTTGATGCAACAAATGGCCACCGAAATCAACTTTGCCGAAACTACTTTTATCAAAAAAGATAAAGGTAATAATCGGTTTGTTGTTCGGATTTTTACGCCTGAACATGAAGTACCATTTGCAGGACATCCCTCTATTGGTACAAGCTATATTATTGCTAAATTTCTATTACCTCATGTTCCTTCAACATTAACACTGGAATTGGCACATAGCGATATAGCAATAACTATTGCACAGCCCAACAATATTGATACGAGTATTCTTGCCATGCGTCAGGCTCAACCCGAATTCAGAGAAACATTTGCTCATGCAACCATAACACAAGAGCTAGGCATTCCTGCCGAATACCTCAACACGTCATTGCCTATTCAAGAGATTAGTACGGGATTGCCTTATATTATTATTCCTTTGGCTCATCTGAAAGCAATGGAAAGCCTCCGCTTTGACTATGCGACTATTCAACAATTTCTTTTTAAAAGAAACAAATACCGAACTAACAGTACCACGGGGCATTCTACGTCTTTGTTCTTTTTCACCACCGAAACATACCAACCCAATCATGACTTTAACACCAGAATGATTTTACTGGAAAACGGTCGGGTTTCGGAAGATGCTGCCACAGGCAGTGCCAATGGATGTTTTTTGGCTTATCTTCTCAAATACCAACAAAGTCCGCTCGATGCTATCGTAGAACAAGGTTTCCAAATGAACCGTAATTCTTATCTATATATCAATGGAACGGCTCAAGACAATCAGTACGAAATCAATGTGGGTGGAAAAACCCAACTTGTTGCTGAAGGTTCTTGGTATATTGCCTAA